The proteins below are encoded in one region of Acidithiobacillus ferrooxidans ATCC 23270:
- the glnA gene encoding glutamate--ammonia ligase produces the protein MGYSPSDVVKLIQEKDIKFVDFRFTDTKGKEQHVSVPGHVIEEDTFTEGKAFDGSSIAGWKGINESDMILLPDPDSAVLDPFMDETTLLLRCDVIEPATGQGYERDPRSVAKRAEIYLKSTGIADTSFFGPENEFFVFDSVTWNIDMSGCAYKVDAEEAAWNSGKEYESGNMGHRPGVKGGYFPVPPVDSAQDLRSAMCLAMEEMGLKVEVHHHEVATAGQHEIGVGFNTLTRKADEVQILKYVVHNVAAAYGQTATFMPKPIVGDNGSGMHVHQSLGKDGKNIFAGDLYGGLSEIALYYIGGIIKHAKAINALTNPSTNSYKRLVPHFEAPVLLAYSAKNRSASIRIPFVNSPKARRIEVRFPDSTANPYLAFSAMLMAGLDGIQNKIHPGDAMDKNLYDLPAEEQANIPGVAASLEEALRALEADHDFLMKGGVFSESWLEGYLDVKWAEVQALRMTTHPVEFQMYYSL, from the coding sequence ATGGGTTACAGCCCCAGTGATGTGGTCAAATTGATTCAGGAAAAAGACATCAAGTTCGTTGATTTCCGCTTTACCGATACCAAGGGCAAGGAGCAGCACGTCTCCGTTCCCGGGCATGTCATCGAAGAAGACACCTTTACCGAAGGCAAGGCTTTTGACGGCTCCTCCATCGCCGGCTGGAAGGGCATCAACGAATCGGACATGATTCTTTTGCCTGACCCGGATTCTGCGGTGCTCGACCCCTTTATGGATGAAACCACCCTTCTTCTCCGCTGTGACGTCATCGAGCCCGCCACTGGTCAGGGCTATGAGCGCGATCCCCGCTCCGTGGCCAAGCGCGCCGAAATCTACCTGAAGAGCACCGGTATTGCCGACACGTCTTTCTTCGGTCCTGAAAACGAATTCTTCGTGTTCGATTCCGTGACCTGGAATATCGATATGAGCGGTTGCGCCTACAAGGTGGACGCCGAAGAAGCCGCCTGGAATTCGGGCAAGGAATATGAATCCGGCAATATGGGACATCGCCCCGGCGTGAAGGGGGGGTATTTTCCGGTTCCGCCGGTGGACTCCGCTCAGGACCTGCGCTCGGCCATGTGCCTGGCCATGGAAGAGATGGGCTTGAAAGTGGAAGTCCATCACCATGAGGTGGCCACGGCCGGGCAGCACGAAATCGGCGTCGGCTTCAATACGCTGACCCGCAAGGCGGACGAGGTGCAGATCCTCAAGTATGTCGTCCACAACGTGGCGGCGGCCTACGGCCAGACGGCCACCTTCATGCCCAAGCCCATCGTCGGTGACAACGGCAGCGGCATGCACGTCCACCAGTCCCTCGGCAAGGACGGCAAGAACATCTTCGCGGGTGATCTGTACGGCGGATTGTCGGAAATCGCGCTGTATTACATCGGCGGCATCATTAAACACGCCAAGGCGATCAATGCGCTAACCAACCCCAGTACCAACAGCTACAAGCGTCTGGTACCTCATTTCGAGGCCCCGGTGCTACTCGCCTATTCCGCCAAGAACCGTTCGGCATCCATCCGCATTCCCTTCGTCAACAGCCCCAAGGCACGGCGCATCGAAGTGCGTTTCCCGGACTCTACCGCCAACCCCTACCTGGCATTCTCTGCCATGCTGATGGCGGGCCTGGACGGTATCCAGAACAAAATCCATCCCGGCGACGCCATGGACAAGAATCTTTACGACCTGCCCGCCGAGGAACAGGCCAACATCCCCGGTGTGGCCGCCTCTCTGGAAGAAGCCCTGCGCGCCCTGGAAGCCGACCATGACTTCCTCATGAAGGGTGGTGTGTTCTCCGAGAGCTGGCTGGAAGGTTATCTGGATGTGAAATGGGCCGAGGTGCAGGCCTTGCGCATGACCACCCATCCGGTGGAGTTCCAGATGTACTACAGCCTCTGA
- a CDS encoding DUF4124 domain-containing protein, which translates to MKYRKSPFTSGKGESKRAAMAGACIFLSAFLISTSVDASTIYRWVGGGGVVSYGEAPPPGAKGVEQISGAPQASVSTPMPGSGVAGATSTPEPPVPAPAARPAANPALKRLQGELLAARLTLIQATKNYEQGKAIRTGNERNYARYLERVNGLKQVMDAAQLRVLLLQRQIQQVQNENPAPAVSARAAH; encoded by the coding sequence ATGAAGTACAGGAAATCCCCTTTTACGTCTGGTAAAGGTGAATCAAAGCGTGCAGCAATGGCGGGAGCGTGTATTTTCCTGTCGGCCTTTCTGATCAGCACTTCCGTGGATGCATCAACCATTTATCGCTGGGTGGGCGGCGGTGGCGTAGTCAGCTACGGTGAAGCTCCGCCACCGGGTGCCAAAGGCGTCGAACAGATTTCCGGGGCGCCACAGGCTTCGGTCAGTACGCCGATGCCTGGGTCGGGGGTCGCCGGCGCCACATCGACGCCGGAACCACCCGTGCCCGCGCCAGCCGCCCGGCCTGCGGCCAACCCCGCATTGAAGCGCCTGCAGGGGGAATTGCTCGCGGCGCGGCTGACCCTGATCCAGGCGACAAAAAACTATGAGCAGGGCAAGGCCATCCGCACCGGAAACGAGCGTAATTATGCGCGTTACCTGGAGCGGGTAAACGGCCTGAAACAGGTGATGGATGCGGCGCAGTTGCGGGTATTGTTGCTGCAGCGGCAGATTCAGCAGGTGCAGAATGAAAACCCGGCACCGGCGGTGTCAGCGCGCGCGGCGCATTAG
- the surE gene encoding 5'/3'-nucleotidase SurE, whose amino-acid sequence MPRFLISNDDGYLAPGLAALAEAIKPLGDLEVLAPEQDRSGASNSLTLDRPLRMRTGLNGFHYLIGGTPTDCVHLAVTGIFAETPDMVISGINRGANMGDDVLYSGTVAAATEGRFLGLPAMAVSLAGRDCTHFSTAARVAAKLVTGVLSHALPADTILNVNVPDLPYDEIRGFEVTRLGRRHKSDMVIPAADPRGDPVYWIGPSGREADAGPGTDFDAVRRGYVSITPLDLDMTRYNFLEGLSQWLLRC is encoded by the coding sequence ATGCCGCGTTTCTTGATCAGTAACGACGATGGTTATCTGGCACCGGGACTGGCGGCACTTGCTGAAGCGATAAAGCCTTTGGGCGATCTGGAAGTACTGGCGCCGGAGCAGGACCGGAGCGGCGCCAGCAACTCCCTCACCCTGGACCGGCCTCTGCGGATGCGCACCGGACTCAACGGCTTTCATTATCTGATCGGCGGTACGCCTACCGACTGCGTTCACCTCGCGGTCACCGGGATTTTCGCGGAAACACCAGATATGGTAATCTCGGGTATCAACCGGGGAGCCAACATGGGGGACGATGTGCTCTACTCCGGCACCGTGGCTGCCGCCACCGAGGGGCGTTTCCTGGGGTTGCCCGCCATGGCGGTTTCCCTCGCCGGGCGCGATTGCACCCACTTTTCGACTGCGGCGCGGGTCGCCGCCAAACTGGTGACCGGGGTGCTGAGTCACGCGCTGCCTGCCGATACCATCCTCAACGTGAACGTGCCGGATTTGCCCTACGATGAAATCCGCGGATTTGAAGTGACCCGTCTGGGGCGTCGCCACAAGAGCGACATGGTGATACCGGCGGCGGATCCCCGCGGCGATCCCGTATACTGGATTGGCCCTTCCGGGCGGGAAGCAGACGCCGGTCCGGGTACCGACTTTGACGCGGTGCGTCGCGGTTATGTTTCCATCACCCCGCTGGATCTGGATATGACCCGCTACAATTTTCTGGAGGGTTTGAGTCAATGGCTGCTTCGTTGCTAG
- a CDS encoding protein-L-isoaspartate(D-aspartate) O-methyltransferase, which yields MAASLLALSPEVGMISPRTRGRMVLRLRAEGIRDERVLDAMNRVPRHRFVAQALAGRAYEPVSLPIGYGQTISQPWMVARMMEAILEEREVPRRVLEIGTGSAYQTAVLAELGAEVFSIERIGPLQERATALLGRLGYRQVHLQHGDGSGGWPEKAPFDAMVITAAVPCALAPLYRQLCAGGSLVMPVEEGGRQHLQVSHWDGSTARVIALGSCHFVPLLAGTVSVASGECADDKRDWRRG from the coding sequence ATGGCTGCTTCGTTGCTAGCCCTGAGTCCTGAAGTCGGCATGATTTCCCCGCGCACGCGGGGAAGAATGGTGCTCCGTCTGCGCGCGGAAGGCATCCGTGATGAGCGGGTGCTGGACGCGATGAACCGGGTTCCGCGTCATCGCTTTGTCGCCCAAGCGCTGGCGGGGCGGGCCTATGAGCCGGTATCGCTGCCCATCGGTTACGGACAGACCATCTCCCAGCCCTGGATGGTGGCGCGGATGATGGAAGCGATTCTGGAGGAGCGGGAGGTGCCCAGGCGGGTCCTGGAGATCGGTACAGGGTCCGCTTACCAGACCGCCGTGCTGGCGGAGCTAGGGGCGGAGGTCTTCAGTATCGAGCGTATCGGCCCGCTGCAGGAAAGGGCGACCGCGTTGCTGGGCAGGCTGGGCTATCGCCAGGTGCACCTGCAGCACGGCGATGGCAGCGGCGGCTGGCCGGAAAAAGCCCCCTTTGACGCAATGGTCATTACCGCTGCCGTGCCCTGCGCACTGGCGCCCCTTTACCGCCAGTTGTGCGCCGGAGGCAGTCTGGTAATGCCGGTGGAGGAGGGGGGGAGGCAGCATTTGCAGGTCAGTCATTGGGATGGCAGCACTGCGCGAGTGATTGCCCTGGGCAGTTGCCATTTTGTCCCCTTGCTAGCGGGTACCGTTTCTGTGGCCTCAGGAGAATGTGCGGATGATAAACGCGATTGGAGACGAGGATGA
- the rpoS gene encoding RNA polymerase sigma factor RpoS: MINAIGDEDEDGGFPDAPPISEQDEDAPEKIDGAEDFGEAPDWDATRCYLREIGHRPLLTAEQEVTLGRMVQTGDQAARCTMIESNLRLVVKVARHYLNRGLPLLDLIEEGNLGLIRAVEKFDPERGFRFSTYATWWIRQNIERALMNQTRTIRLPIHVMKELSAVLRATRCLAQTLQRDPTPEEVAEALDRSVDAVRDCLEMDGRVTSLDMPYGKGSDRSLADLVADTNAPGVEQRLENQNLSRQVHQWIATMTEKHRLVLLWRFGLDGTDGATLEEVGSRLGITRERVRQIQVEALLVLRHRIEAEGLAPEGLFG; this comes from the coding sequence ATGATAAACGCGATTGGAGACGAGGATGAGGACGGGGGGTTTCCCGACGCACCCCCGATCTCGGAACAGGACGAGGATGCTCCGGAAAAGATCGATGGAGCGGAGGATTTCGGCGAGGCGCCCGACTGGGATGCCACCCGCTGTTATCTTCGGGAGATCGGACACCGTCCGCTGCTGACAGCGGAGCAGGAAGTGACCCTGGGGCGCATGGTGCAGACTGGTGATCAGGCCGCGCGCTGCACCATGATAGAGAGCAATCTCCGCCTGGTAGTAAAGGTGGCGCGACACTACCTCAACCGGGGCTTGCCACTTCTGGACCTGATCGAAGAGGGCAACCTCGGGCTGATCCGAGCGGTGGAGAAATTTGATCCGGAGCGCGGCTTTCGCTTCTCTACCTATGCGACCTGGTGGATTCGTCAGAATATCGAGCGGGCGCTGATGAATCAGACCCGCACCATCCGTCTGCCCATTCACGTGATGAAGGAACTCAGCGCGGTGCTGCGCGCCACCCGCTGCCTCGCACAAACTCTGCAGCGGGATCCGACGCCGGAGGAGGTGGCAGAAGCTTTGGATCGCTCCGTCGACGCGGTTCGCGATTGCCTGGAAATGGATGGCCGGGTGACGAGCCTGGATATGCCCTATGGCAAGGGGTCGGATCGTTCCCTGGCCGATCTGGTGGCAGACACTAACGCGCCAGGCGTGGAGCAGCGGCTGGAGAACCAGAATCTTTCCCGGCAGGTGCACCAGTGGATTGCGACCATGACCGAAAAACATCGCCTCGTGCTGCTCTGGCGCTTCGGTCTGGACGGTACGGACGGCGCGACGTTGGAAGAGGTGGGCTCCCGCCTCGGCATCACCCGGGAGCGGGTGCGCCAGATTCAGGTGGAGGCGTTGCTGGTGTTGCGCCATCGCATCGAAGCGGAAGGGTTGGCACCCGAGGGCCTGTTCGGCTGA
- a CDS encoding Mth938-like domain-containing protein encodes MKLHLQRDAHRNVIHAYGPQGIVIHGENYGQGLLVGAEWLHSPWGPEHADALEFSHFDEVVTRRPDIVLLGTGKHLHFPLELLRALRAAGLAVEVMDTSAACRTYNILLAEDRMVIAALLPPLA; translated from the coding sequence ATGAAATTACATCTGCAACGCGACGCCCACCGCAATGTCATCCATGCCTACGGGCCGCAGGGCATCGTCATTCACGGCGAAAATTACGGACAGGGGCTGCTGGTCGGCGCCGAGTGGCTGCACAGTCCCTGGGGGCCGGAACATGCCGACGCCCTTGAGTTCTCGCACTTTGACGAAGTCGTGACACGCCGACCCGATATCGTGCTGCTGGGCACCGGCAAGCATCTGCATTTTCCGCTGGAGTTGCTGCGCGCCCTGCGCGCCGCCGGACTGGCGGTGGAGGTGATGGACACCAGCGCCGCCTGCCGCACCTACAACATCCTGCTGGCCGAAGATCGCATGGTCATCGCTGCGTTGTTGCCACCCCTGGCCTGA
- the alaC gene encoding alanine transaminase, translating into MNSDFERIRRLPPYVFNIVTDLKNQARKRGEDIIDFGMGNPDQPTPQYIVDKLCETAQRGDTHRYSVSRGIPRLRRAITTWYEHRYGVQLDPESEAIVTIGSKEGIAHLALATMGPGDTVLVPSPTYPIHPYGFVIAGADVRHVPMLPGVDFFEELEKAVRAAWPKPKMLVINFPHNPTAAVVDLDFFARIVAFAKEHRIWVVHDLAYADIVFDGYTAPSFLQVPGAKDVGVEFFTLSKSYNMPGWRVGFAVGNPKLVGALARMKSYLDYGTFTPIQVAAITALEGPQDCVEDIRLMYEQRRDVLCEGLDAAGWAVDKPKATMFVWARIPESLRRMGSLEFSKLVLERARVAVSPGIGFGDLGDEYVRFGLVENEHRTRQAIRGIKHMFREDL; encoded by the coding sequence ATGAACAGTGACTTTGAACGTATCCGTCGTCTGCCCCCCTACGTGTTCAACATCGTTACGGACCTCAAGAATCAGGCCCGCAAGCGGGGCGAGGATATCATCGACTTTGGTATGGGGAACCCCGACCAGCCCACGCCGCAATACATCGTCGATAAGCTCTGTGAAACGGCACAACGGGGTGACACCCATCGCTACAGCGTGTCGCGCGGCATTCCCCGCCTGCGCCGCGCCATTACGACCTGGTATGAGCACCGTTACGGTGTGCAGCTCGATCCCGAGTCCGAGGCCATCGTCACCATCGGGTCCAAGGAGGGCATCGCCCACCTGGCACTGGCGACCATGGGTCCCGGCGATACGGTGCTGGTGCCCAGCCCGACTTATCCCATCCATCCCTACGGTTTCGTGATAGCGGGCGCCGATGTGCGCCATGTACCGATGCTACCGGGGGTGGATTTTTTCGAAGAGCTGGAAAAAGCGGTCAGGGCGGCGTGGCCGAAGCCGAAAATGCTGGTGATCAACTTCCCCCACAATCCGACGGCGGCGGTCGTGGATCTGGACTTTTTCGCGCGGATCGTGGCATTTGCCAAGGAGCACCGGATCTGGGTGGTGCATGATCTGGCCTATGCGGATATCGTCTTTGATGGCTATACAGCGCCGAGCTTTCTGCAGGTGCCAGGGGCCAAGGACGTGGGCGTCGAGTTCTTCACCCTTTCCAAGAGCTATAACATGCCCGGCTGGCGGGTGGGTTTTGCGGTGGGAAACCCGAAACTGGTGGGCGCCCTGGCGCGGATGAAGAGTTATCTGGACTACGGCACCTTTACCCCGATTCAGGTGGCAGCCATCACCGCGCTGGAAGGGCCGCAGGACTGTGTCGAAGATATCCGCCTGATGTACGAGCAGCGCCGCGACGTGCTCTGCGAGGGGCTGGACGCCGCGGGCTGGGCAGTCGACAAGCCCAAGGCGACCATGTTCGTCTGGGCGCGGATTCCTGAATCGCTGCGCAGGATGGGCTCGCTGGAATTCTCCAAGCTGGTGCTGGAGCGGGCCAGAGTGGCGGTAAGCCCGGGGATCGGTTTCGGTGACCTGGGCGACGAATATGTGCGGTTCGGGCTGGTGGAGAATGAGCACCGCACCCGTCAGGCTATCCGCGGCATTAAACACATGTTTCGTGAGGATCTGTAA